One window of Cucurbita pepo subsp. pepo cultivar mu-cu-16 chromosome LG19, ASM280686v2, whole genome shotgun sequence genomic DNA carries:
- the LOC111782066 gene encoding guanylate kinase 2-like: MGEAAAFLVHDLKEGFPNGFGLKSKGCETATVIGNKTYVVDGGCDDSILSFRVQVFDHSTGTRIDPVVLGTIPNPCKGHSAIALNEDRILFIKGGSPLHDSFWFLEVNTPYVQERTRSLGCEVVAWSKGVRGTVEKPIVVSGPSGVGKGTLISMLMKEFPSLFGFSVSHTTRAPRNMEKDGLHYHFTERNAMEKDIKEGKFLEFASVHGNLYGTSVEAVEVVADAGKRCILDIDVQGARSVKASSLDAIFIFICPPSMAELEKRLRARGTETEEQILKRLQNAKAEIVQGESSGIFDHFLYNDNLEECYKNLKKLLGLDGSVNTCTKSIPEDFDLPPIVHSVSRIDNKIIITNRASNLKNESRKTIVLDLTSLKGGAPGRTRGLDVYPIDSVSNGSNMINQLS, encoded by the exons ATG GGAGAAGCCGCAgctttcttggttcatgatttgAAGGAGGGATTCCCGAACGGGTTCGGTTTAAAATCGAAAGGTTGTGAAACAGCCACCGTCATCGGCAATAAAACA TATGTCGTTGACGGAGGCTGTGATGACTCGATATTGTCCTTTCGAGTTCAAGTATTCGATCATTCGACAGGAACACG GATCGATCCTGTCGTTTTGGGAACGATACCGAATCCATGTAAAGGGCATTCGGCAATAGCTTTAAACGAAGATCGTATATTGTTTATTAAGGGTGGATCGCCCTTACATGATTCCTTTTGGTTTCTCGAG GTGAATACTCCATATGTCCAAGAACGAACACGATCTTTGGGTTGTGAAGTTGTTGCTTGGAGTAAAGGGGTGAGGGGAACTGTTGAGAAGCCGATCGTTGTTAGCGGTCCGTCTGGGGTGGGTAAGGGTACTCTTATATCCATGCTCATGAAAGAATTCCCGTCTTTGTTTGGATTCTCTGTTAGCCACACGACCCGTGCTCCGAGAAACATGGAGAAAGATGGGCTTCATTACCATTTTACGGAACGAAACGCAATGGAAAAGGACATAAAAGAGGGGAAATTTCTCGAGTTTGCTTCAGTTCACGGAAACCTCTATGGAACAAGTGTCGAAGCTGTTGAAGTGGTCGCCGATGCCGGGAAA AGATGCATTCTCGACATTGATGTTCAAGGTGCAAGGTCCGTGAAGGCTAGCTCCCTCGACGCTATATTCATCTTCATCTGTCCACCTTCAATGGCTGAACTCGAGAAACGTCTTCGTGCAAG GGGAACCGAAACCGAAGAACAAATCCTCAAACGACTACAAAACGCCAAGGCCGAGATCGTGCAAGGAGAATCATCTGGAATATTTGATCATTTCTTGTACAATGATAACCTTGAAGAGTGCTACAAGAATCTCAAG AAACTCTTGGGGCTTGATGGGAGTGTCAATACTTGCACTAAATCAATCCCAGAAGATTTCGACCTTCCTCCGATCGTTCATTCGGTGTCGAGGATcgataacaaaataataataaccaacCGAGCTTCAAATCTCAAGAACGAATCCCGAAAGAC GATCGTGCTGGATTTAACCTCGCTCAAAGGTGGTGCACCTGGCCGGACTAGAGGGCTGGATGTGTATCCGATCGATTCGGTTTCTAACGGCTCGAATATGATCAATCAGCTTAGCTAA